From the genome of Solanum pennellii chromosome 6, SPENNV200:
GTAATTTTAAAGGAGCTACTctattatgatttatgattgGATTGGTAGTTTTAATTGTGTCGTTCCAAGTGTTTTGAGATGATTATGATTCTGTATTTTCTGTTAAGATTTACGTAGCACCGATAGGACATTGAGATGAAGTCTCTTCAGTTAGTGGATGTCAAATATCTAAAAACAATCTCCTTGTCCCTAACTACGTGCTCCGCAGGATTTCCCTAAATGACCTAGTCAGCGAATCCACATTAACACTAATGAATCAAACAGAGtcctaccttgacaagtagatTTCCCTTTTTGCTGTGAGGATCATACAAGATTCTATGTTACAACTCACATGATTTTATTGTTGATAAACCGTAAATGTCTCATAATTGAACGATgttttttctaaaagattttTTTGAAGGTTTTCTTTATGATTTTAAGATGCATTAACCTCgtatacttttttaaaattgactttTAAACTTTTTCGTGTCTTTACTTGGTCTTGCATATTCATGTTTCTAACTCATGAtgatattgtatttatatttatgcagactttttcatacttagtacattcacCGTACTAATGCATAATTGTGTCTATATTGTCTCATAATATAGGGTCCAATAGTTCTCCTCCTGGACGTGCTTAGATTAGGATTGCTCCACTTTCATCATTTGGATTGGTGAGTGCTAGTGATTTGAGGACAAAGTcatgaataattttattgagCTTTATTATCTTTTCAGTTTCAGATTATGGTCATGACTTAGGAGTTTGTCCTAGTCATATCAACGATAGTTGAAGGCTTATGTCAAACTTagtatttttcacatttttgtaTATACTCAGTTGGTATCGTTTAGGTCACCTTATGATTCGAGACTTATATTGACTATATCTGTTAAATTATACTCTctcaatttaaaaaagaatgaccctatttcctttttattatgttttaaaaataatgacccattttcttttttgacaacactttaactttaacttttcacgaGACATGTTCAAGACCACAAGATTAGAGAGCATTTTGGtatatttaacataactttaatttagaaccacaagattaaaaagtcttctttcttttcttaaactccgttccaaatcaaattagaccattctttttgaaacgaaggGAGTATTTCATTACATCATGTTTATGTCAATTGACTTGTTGTTGGGATCCTATTTTCCATGTCACGTCTAGGTTGTACTTTGGGTCATGATAAACTTGGTATATATAGCGTCGGGTTTTAGAAAAaggtcctaggatgtctgacaAGTCACGTcaagtagagtcttattcatgaGTGTGAAAAACaccacatttatgaatatgagGCTACAAGACGTTTGGGAAGCTTCACTTCATTCAATAGTGTTCTATATTTATTCGAAAATTTGTtatcacaaatatttattagaaaaatacataaatacgtattttttgtaactttttttaatatttgaaagataaattaatcataaatgaAATATGAAGAAGCAAGAATATTTTTTCGTTAAATCAAATTAGTGCAATTTGGTTCCTCCCCTGATTCTTCTCTCATAAAATTTATCCACGTTTCGAGGACCATTAGTAGCGTAATTCTCAAATTATGatgatttaaatttttccatGATTCGAGAGCCATTAGTGgtgtatttattttaactatGATGATTTGAACTTGATCTCCATAATTCGAGGACCGTTTGtttatttctcgaactaggacGATTTTAGACTTTTGATATCCACAATTTAAGGGTCGTTAGaatatttctcgaactaggatgacttgaaatTTATCTCAATTGATATTTgtgaatatttcatgaatttgcGAAATATTTTAGATCTTTTTTTAGAAAGACAATGATTGATATCTTCATAATCTATTTGAGAATACCCAAGAATGAAGGAGATATTTGAGATcttgatttttataaatagcTAGAGTTTACGGGATATTTTCAGATCCTTGACCTCCAATGATCTTTGTGAATATTCAATAAACTATCTCTCTCTGTTAAACCTCTCTGTCATCATCACTGTAATCATTAAAAATCTATATCAAAACTGACAACTTCATCTGAGGGATAGTAAGGCTCATCATCAACTAGCTTGCCTTCTTAATTGTTTCTGTTACCACCTATAAATTCATCATACCCAACAGttagctcttttttttttttgaactttacATGATCAAGCAATAGAGCTCTTTCTCTCGTTTTCCTTCTCTTTCTTCTACTCTTTTCCTTTCTAAAAGTTCTTGGCTCTTTATCTACATCACTCTCATCAAATTGTCCATTCAATGATTCTCTATTTGAATTTGTTCATTAGAAGAATGGACTGGGTCAAGGGTTGGATCAGTAGAATGATGGAAAGAGTCAAGAGTTACATCAATAGAAGGATGGATAGGGGTTGGAGTTTGATGAGTAGAAGGAGGAGTATTTGGAGCGGTAAAAGAGTGTACAGAAGAAGATGTAGTTGAATTGACAGGGGAATGGGTAGGACTAGGGTTTGAAACATTTTCTTGGGCCACATTTGTTGGTCCTAATTCTGCATCAAAAGATGCATTAGGCCCATTGATTTTAATTGCAATCAAGTGAAATACAAATGTCTTCAAAATATCTCCACTACTCAAACATTCAACAATTAAATTAGTATGCTAGTCTgacttaatttataatatagcaACACTTTTAAGCAGTTTCACAAATAGCAAGCATTGTCTAGGTTCATATCAGAACTTTTTCCCATAATCCCTCaattcaaaataagaaaatctatCTATATCAACATCTAAAAAATTAGTAATTTCTCCATCATGATTGTATCTCATTTTTCCCTTCTTCGTAACACCACTATGGTAAAATCTCAAACTAACCAATTCAAACCAAATTTAATCTGAAAACAATATTAATAGTTGGCCCTCAACAATGACAAAATACATACATCAACAAAGGCGAATTATGTGAATGAAATACtgtaaacttgaaaaaaaaaattaaagacgAAATAACCCTAGGCTAACTAGTCTGAACTATTAAGTAACCACCTCTTAGAGATGTCTGACCGACCTTTCACAAATGAAGATGACGACACAATAGATGCTCTACCAAATCCTAATTAACACCGCTTTTCTTGTACCAAATGATGAATTCCTCGATTGTGACCACCAAGTTTCTGCAAGCATGAAAGTGAAACCTGGATTAAATGATTAACACAAAGGATGACTCAAAAACACTATATAATTGAAGAAATTTTTAGCTATTTGTTCGATTTACGATCGTAATTCTCAATTAGATTTTGGTATTCTTAGAAAAAGTAAATGGGTGGGTCAAGTAAAATAAATTGGGTTGGGGGTCATTTAATACGTGGCTTCACTAGGAGGCGAATGACTCTCACTCTATACGTAATGGCCTGGCTTGGGTGACTGAAGGGATGATTAAATACACTTTTGAGTAGTTAAGGCATGTAATAGGTCAACCCTAATAATAAAAGCGCATGACTTTTGACTAATGATCACTTTCTTCCACAACTAATGAGAGTAAAGAGATACAAATGTAAAGTTCACCAATGGACATAACATAAtgtaacatataaatattttattaatattaaaatgtcacaccaacaattaataatatagAGAAAAATTGATTACAAGAGAATTACTGAATAAGATTTGAATATGTGATTTACGATTATGATTTTAAtcttaagtttttttaaaaaaaagagttgggattttcaaattgtatttttaattttattaaatgtaaACGCTCATTCATAAGTTTATAAATTGCGgggaaaaaatcattttaaatttcacaataaatatttatgctCGACATTTGAATTGGCCATCtcatatgaatgaattatattgaagaataatttttattattattattattattattattattattattattattatttgactAGTGTTctatattcattttaaaatttgttattatcaaaaatatttaatttattagaaaaatacataaatacgtatgtttgtaatatattttaaatatatggaaaataaattaaccataaacaaaatatgaagaaataagaatattttattgtaaaatCAAATGAGTACAATTTTGTTCCTTTCTTGATTCCACTCTCCTAAGATTTATCCATAATTCGAGAGTCACtggtggcgtatttctcgaactaggatgatttgaATATGAACTTAATCTCGATAATTTGAGGATCGTTAGTgacatatatatcaaataaggATGATTTAGACTTTTGATCTTCATAATTTGAGGGTCATTAGAGGTGTATTTCTTGAACTAGgtgatttaaaatttatttcattgatccttttgaatatttcatgaatttgcGGAATATTCGAGATCTCTTTGACAAGAcaatatttgatttattcatgATCTATTTGAGACAATATTTGATATCTTCATGATTTATTTGAGAATATTCAATAGTATATGAgatattcgagatcttgatcatTGTAAACACTCCACATGGGATATTTTCAGAATTATTTGATCTTCAATAATCTTTGTGCATATTCCATGCCTTTAAggaatattatgtatattgtataaattttcaatatttacaatgtaaaaatatttgagtattttgttgaaatataatttttcctttagtaagataatataagaattatttttttttaaaattattaatcttcacaatttataattttcttatgaaatattttaaatttcatttaccAACTTTAAAACTAATTTGGAATATGTGGGCTAGGATTGTAAGCCAACTtgtcaaaactcaaaaattaGTTCGAGTATGAATGAAGTTAAACTTATATAGTGTTTGTATAAGTTATTATTACAAGGTCAAAAAAGGTATGCTTGAAACTTAAATATATGACGTCATCTATAATGGACCCTACCTAAAATAAAACGCCTCTTCTCACCCAAATATATCATCACGTAATCCCCGAGCACTGGAATGGCGCGTAAATATCATGTGCCCCTTTAAAACCTAAATTCACCCTACTATGCACCTATAATTTCCAAACTACCCTTCCAACGtccctatatatatattccttccCCACATAACACCTTCTTCATAGTTCATTATACCTACCTTCATTTCTTCATAATaatatctgttttttttttactgcaCTGGCTAACTCTCAGTTAACTCTGGAGGAAACAACCAACAAAGGGGTGGTGCTCGCCCTGTATGAAGCCTTGAGCTCACACGACGTCGTTCAGGTCCAGAAACTCCTGGCCCCCGACCTTGAGTGGTGGTTCCATGGTCCTCCTTCTCATCAATTTTTGATGCAAATACTCACCGGTACTGCTAAATTCGATAACGCCTCTTTTCAATTTCTTCCTAAAACCATTGACGTATTCGGCTCCGTGGTTCTCGTGGAAGGCTGTGACCCGACCCGATCTATTACTTGGGTTCACGCCTGGACTGTTACGGATGGGGTAATTACCCAGGTTAGGGAGTATTTCAATACCTCACTTACTGTCACCCGTTTTCGGAAGAAAACCCAATCCGATATTTCCTCTATTACGCCTCTGCATTGTCCCTCTGTTTGGGAGAGTAGCTTACCTAATCGGGTCGGGAAATCTGTTCCGGGTCTTGTATTGGCTCTATAAGAAAATTGGATTTGTGCTGCCGTTTGTCTTGTGTCTGATAGGATGTGAGATTAACACGGCTGGTTTGAGATTCTATTGCTGTatggtttgtttttttttttttaaagttggtatttgtgtttgtttaattattattgaGTTAAAGAAGGGGCCAATGATAATCGGATATACCTTTCTACTCAATAGATTGTTGTCTAATTATGTAATGGTTTGCAATAAAAAGCATTGTGATTGGCTGTTTACAACATgtgtatatttttcaatttggtATTGCTTCTTCTTTTCAACGAATCACGATGGATAGACTCGaaacattttttcattaaaaagcAAATCTTATTATTAACGTCAAATTAGAATTTTCATTATGagatttatataattagttaaagATATAATATAGTTAGTTTTaaatctctatatatatatgaagtatacataatTTTTGTGTCTGTCCCTTCCTGGAATAGTAGTAGGaggaataatatatttaagagGTATCTTTTGCTTGCTTAGGATAGATTCACATCACGCTTTCCCCACTATATAGGTAATAGGAAGGCATATGCTCTATTCCTTTATAACTTGGCCAAAAAAAGATTAAAgagtataaattttatttataatatacaattttttatttgctatacaACAATAAGTTGATTTTTCCATTTAAGTATAAACACCAAAATTTTCAGTGCAATTCTATAAGAAGTGTTCATTGAATTAGGATTTgataatgtatttttaattttagttagatattttgaaaactatttaatttaaaacctAGCTTATTTCTTCGAAGAGTCATTTAAAAATATCTCATAAActcttaaatatttatatagatttaaaattttaaatatcacgTAAATTATATGTCAAAATCTTTTTAATAATCTCAAAATACTTCGACAAGAATCACAAATTCTTTTATAAGAATAAATTCCAAATTATCCTAAATTAAGATGTGGGCTACACACTTATGtttcttatatatttctttatattttatttgaaagaacattaaattaaatttactcaAGAAAACGAAGTCTAAAGTTTTTGGTAGTAACACATTTGATTAAGAAAACAGTATAGTTaacttcttttaattttattataaaataagtaaGTTCACTTATGTTTAACTTCTTTGTAATAAAATatactagaaaaaaaaagttacgaTAAGAAGTTTTAGGTAATTTTTTGAGCAATTTTCACgtatagcaaacacaaaaatcatatttatatgttataattatagttttacttaattgtgttccatagcaaactATACAAATGAATATGGTTATTTTGCTATAcgtatatatacaaaagaagtaACTGTATAATATGTTTCGGTATACAtgtacaaaaaaatcaattgtataatctgtgTTTGTATACAACGAGAAACAGAGAAAGGCAAGAAAATTGTGCAGGGGAAGatcgtatttgtataattataagtgtataggacgaaaatatatgcatttgtatttgaatatacaattctctctcgctttatacaaacacaaacacaatgtATACATTAGTggttgtataaagtgagagaggtgAGTGAGAGTGGCGAACGAAATGTGAGAATACTAGGGATCTCCAGGATATCTATGGTGCGTAACATGCGGTCTCGATCTATTCAAGAATCGCTCCAACATTTAAACATACTAATTCGGTCACTCATGGACTTGTAACAATTACATGTATCCAAATCAATCGGTTGATATTCCATTGTAGGTGTGGTAGCTGAGCAAATTGAAAGTCACAAACATTACAACAATCACTACCACAATGAAAAAACAACTCACACTAGTAAAATAAACAAGTATTTAAAACAATCCAATGAATGAGAATGATGACCAAAAATCCTTAACATTCATTCTCTTTTTCGGATCCCCCTAAACTTCATTCGAGCCTAGCCTAGTCTAACATTTTCAATTCCTCAGCCCCAAAATTCTCACTCAATTTCTTTTAGGATTAGCCCATGCATAACGGCAGAATAGGTCATTACATCATCACTGgtattgaaaaatttatttgtgCAAGTTTCCCCGATTAGTAATACTAGTCTTCATGATAAAACAAGTCATTTGAATTAGCttatttttaagtgtttttaggttttaagcatttttttaagttaaggaaatgataaaaaattgtGTTCAAGCATATTCAcatttagggtgtgtttggtatggaggaaaacattttccgaaaaatgtttttcaattttctcatggtTGGTTCGGtcaaatgttttccaaatcaactcactttcttcaaatttaaggaaaatgactttccCTTCAAAACATAaggaaataatttttcaaaactctcttCCAATCTCCCCTACTCACCCACCCCCCTATCAGCCCTCCCCACCCAACNNNNNNNNNNNNNNNNNNNNNNNNNNNNNNNNNNNNNNNNNNNNNNNNNNNNNNNNNNNNNNNNNNNNNNNNNNNNNNNNNNNNNNNNNNNNNNNNNNNNNNNNNNNNNNNNNNNNNNNNNNNNNNNNNNNNNNNNNNNNNNNNNNNNNNNNNNNNNNNNNNNNNNNNNNNNNNNNNNNNNNNNNNNNNNNNNNNNNNNNNNNNNNNNNNNNNNNNNNNNNNNNNNNNNNNNNNNNNNNNNNNNNNNNNNNNNNNNNNNNNNNNNNNNNNNNNNNNNNNNNNNNNNNNNNNNNNNNNNNNNNNNNNNNNNNNNNNNNNNNNNNNNNNNNNNNNNNNNNNNNNNNNNNNNNNNNNNNNNNNNNNNNNNNNNNNNNNNNNNNNNNNNNNNNNNNNNNNNNNNNNNNNNNNNNNNNNNNNNNNNNNNNNNNNNNNNNNNNNNNNNNNNNNNNNNNNNNNNNNNNNNNNNNNNNNNNNNNNNNNNNNNNNNNNNNNNNNNNNNNNNNNNNNNNNNNNNNNNNNNNNNNNNNNNNNNNNNNNNNNNNNNNNNNNNNNNNNNNNNNNNNNNNNNNNNNNNNNNNNNNNNNNNNNNNNNNNNNNNNNNNNNNNNNNNNNNNNNNNNNNNNNNNNNNNNNNNNNNNNNNNNNNNNNNNNNNNNNNNNNNNNNNNNNNNNNNNNNNNNNNNNNNNNNNNNNNNNNNNNNNNNNNNNNNNNNNNNNNNNNNNNNNNNNNNNNNNNNNNNNNNNNNNNNNNNNNNNNNNNNNNNNNNNNNNNNNNNNNNNNNNNNNNNNNNNNNNNNNNNNNNNNNNNNNNNNNNNNNNNNNNNNNNNNNNNNNNNNNNNNNNNNNNNNNNNNNNNNNNNNNNNNNNNNNNNNNNNNNNNNNNNNNNNNNNNNNNNNNNNNNNNNNNNNNNNNNNNNNNNNNNNNNNNNNNNNNNNNNNNNNNNNNNNNNNNNNNNNNNNNNNNNNNNNNNNNNNNNNNNNNNNNNNNNNNNNNNNNNNNNNNNNNNNNNNNNNNNNNNNNNNNNNNNNNNNNNNNNNNNNNNNNNNNNNNNNNNNNNNNNNNNNNNNNNNNNNNNNNNNNNNNNNNNNNNNNNNNNNNNNNNNNNNNNNNNNNNNNNNNNNNNNNNNNNNNNNNNNNNNNNNNNNNNNNNNNNNNNNNNNNNNNNNNNNNNNNNNNNNNNNNNNNNNNNNNNNNNNNNNNNNNNNNNNNNNNNNNNNNNNNNNNNNNNNNNNNNNNNNNNNNNNNNNNNNNNNNNNNNNNNNNNNNNNNNNNNNNNNNNNNNNNNNNNNNNNNNNNNNNNNNNNNNNNNNNNNNNNNNNNNNNNNNNNcaaaaaaaaattaatattattattttaaaaaaattcaacttcaaattttaatttttttcacccTACCCTCGAACCCCctcgaaaaaaaaatttaagtttgtttttttttaaaaaattcaacttcaaaaattattttctactccaacaaaaataaaagatatttatcaaaaaccaaacattaaaatattttctactcctcaaccaaacatgaaaaaataaatcaaatatctaatttttacTTTTGACTTATAAATTAAGTACTTTTTATAAGTCAATTCAATCCGGCCCTAAATGTATAACTAGTTATCATCAAACTTGCATAGATTTGGGTATTTGTTGGTTTTTACACTGAGGAGACAACTTTCcaaattatatgtaaaatataaatgaactaattaaatatAGTAAGAACAGGAATAGCATATGTAAATATAGTTTGTCCCTTAGTAGTCAAAACTTGGATAAGTTGTCTATCTTTGGCTGTGATTCATTAACATCATATTCTTTGAATCTTGTCTACTAGCAACCTTTAGTTGGTATGATGTAATAATATGAATAGtctattcaattttaattttttaaagttgaTTAGATAGGTGGAGCAATATcataataatttgatttgaaacaACATCCAAACTGTTTGAGCCTGGCCAGTCATATTCCAAGTATGTGATAATTATTGGACCCAATATGGAAACATCAATCAATATTAACAATTTGGCATTATGGGATCATCGCATGGTAACAAcaaaatttgattatatatagCTTTTTATACATGTGTGTCCACTTAATAATTCATGAGAATGGCAGTGACgacatacacataataaagtTCGTgttgacattttatttattagctacaattaaaaaataataattttgagtagttatatatatatatatatatatatatatatataaagtgctCAAATTCTTATCAATAGTAACTAATTGTTATTGAATTCAATATTGCTATAGCATTTAGGGACACTTCCtatcattataaaaatttatctatcacataattgaatattttttttgtttacgaGTAAGCAAGTGTGAAAAGGAATACTCTGATACTATAAAATAAAGGGATAAAAGTTTCCTTCTATGAAATAAATTACCATGAAATTAAAGTGAGTTTCTATTAATTAGTGATTTATgtataaaacaataattttgatttgtCTATGTTCTATAAttgtaaaaagaaattaattaaacattgtaattttatattaaaaatatatcaaaataatattgatcAAACATATGGAAAGTTCCAAATACACAGACAAAGACAACAGCACGTAAAATGAATATTTGTATTAGCGGTTATTATCTGGCAAAGAGCGATTGCGATTGCGATTTGCGAGGAGAAATTTTTCCGCGTGCTCTTCCTGATTCTGATATCAAGTGGATATATTGGTTTGATTATTCAAATCTAATCGTAATCAATAATTtaattgtaaaagaaatatatattaatatcagataaatttaaaatccaaatgacataaagaaagtttttatgttttacCTATAT
Proteins encoded in this window:
- the LOC107022308 gene encoding wound-induced protein 1, which produces MWARILTLEETTNKGVVLALYEALSSHDVVQVQKLLAPDLEWWFHGPPSHQFLMQILTGTAKFDNASFQFLPKTIDVFGSVVLVEGCDPTRSITWVHAWTVTDGVITQVREYFNTSLTVTRFRKKTQSDISSITPLHCPSVWESSLPNRVGKSVPGLVLAL